Within Sorghum bicolor cultivar BTx623 chromosome 2, Sorghum_bicolor_NCBIv3, whole genome shotgun sequence, the genomic segment TTCTTTCATTCTTTCTTTCTGTTTTCATGATGTGCACCGATCAGAGATTGCTAATGGTAAACGGTGTAGACAAATTGCTAATAATAATAGCTTGGACAAAAGGTTTCTAAATATTCTGGAGAATTGGAGATTTTTCAAAGAGAAATGTCATGGCAAATTCTTTTCTCAATGAACTGGGCCTTTGTGTCGGCCCATTACGGGCCTATAAATGATTGGCCCACGGAGCGAATCCACAAAAGCCGTGTGGCCTCCCTGACTCGTTCCATTCCTTCGCCTCCGTCAGGTCAGGTCAGCCTCCCTCTCGCAGATCCCCACCCGCTCCGCCGCCGGCCACCGCGTCGCTCCCCTCGGCAGCCAGGTACGGGTCAGGAAGCTCTCTCCTTCCCTTTGCCATAAACCTAGCCCGCCGTAGCGCCTATTTGTCCTCGAATCCGGAGCGGGCGAAGGGTGGGTAGCTTACCTATTCTGATTTGGTGGCGCCGAATGCATCGCCTGCGTCGTTGGGGCCGTCCCTCCGTCGGATCTGCGCTGTTACGTGCGCCTGCGTTTTTATCTCTTTCACTCATGTCGATGTGACGGGCTCTTTACCCGCGATTTCGTGATGTCGTCTTCTCCAACTTGGGTGTTCGACTCCGATCTGCTGGCTGCTGCCAATCTGTATCTTACCTAGTCGAGCGATTGGATTAAGCGGTTCAGACTCTGGCTTGTTGAATCGTGCCGTGTGGTGTCATGGTTAGCTGTGTCTCTCGGATTGGTGCTACCTTGCGATATCAAGACATTGCTTAAGGTACTTACGCAGTATTACTGATTGCGAAGAGATGTGAAATCATAGTTTCCCCCTGCGCAATGCATGGACCTAGACATCTAGTCTCTTAGCTTTTGATCTGAAGAGTTGTTTGATGCTGAGGTTATGAATACGAATAACGATTCTAGAGGTTTGCCTTTGAGAAATGGTTAATGTTAGGTGCATAACATTGCAAATTATTTTAAAGTATCTTTGAATGTTTGAGACTTTCTTGCAATGGAATTTTCTTAGAAAGACACGATTCATAATACCATGCTTGGAAACTTTATTGATGCaaattttaataaatatttaattttGTACTACACTGTTCTGGTCATGTTCAACCAGGACACTTTGGCCAAGGATTTGCCTTTCCCCTTAACTCTGCCCAGATTATGAGTGCTTTGAAGCCTGTACTCTACATGTTAGTCCTGGATGATCACTTGCACTACTTGTTTCTTTCCAGCTATCTAGTATAGATCAGCTGTCACCATATGATTGGACATGTGTTTGCATGTAAACCAAATTGTCTTGTAATGTTTCAAAAggaaatacaaaaaaaatgtGATTGCAGTATTTGTGGATTCTTTTTAGACAGAAATGATTGGATTCTAGATTGCTACCCCCCCTTATGTTACCGTTACAATCAGTGATTGCACCCTAAGTAACCATGGAAAGTACTCTATATCAGAAGATTAGTTCAAGAAGGCTTGTTCTCGCATTATGGAAGTATAAGTTTATTCTCTTTTGATGCAGGATGACAGAAGCACCATTTCTGCCACGTGAGAGGCTCTTCAAGCAGCAACATTACTTCCAGCACTTGACCAAGCACACCTACCTGAAAGGGCGCTATGATGTGATCACCTCTGTTGCCATCCCCCTTGCACTTGCTGCCTCCAGCATGTTCATGATTGTAAGTTTTGAACTTTCAACCTAAGAGATTATTACTTGTTTAactttccttctttttttttgtttcctctCACCTGGTGATTTGTTTCCTGGTTTTATGAACAGGGGCGTGGAGTTTACAACATGTCTCATGGGATTGGGAAAAAAGAGTGATCTTCCCCTGGTTAACTAGTGTTTCTGCCTGGCATGGAAGTCATACCATCCAGATTATGAAGTCTTCTTTGCTTGCAAAATAATGCTGTCAAAGAACAATTCGACTACATTTTCACATCAATTTTCTGTTTGTATTTGTTGATATGAAATGCCAGCAACTTGAAGATCAGCATTGTCACTGTTTTGGTTAATTACTCCATCCCTTTCGTCTTTTGTGTCTCCTCTCAATTGAAGCTGGACTTGCATTTTATTTCCCTGAGGTGAAATCATGTTACTCTGTTCATGAGCTGCGCCACGCCATGTCATGCACAAATCTGGCTGAAGCATGCACGTAAGAGGTCTGTTGTGCACAAAACTGTCAAACCAGGCAGAAAATGTGGTTAATTAGTCCCCATTTCATATAAGAAATCAAACCCATTTCGTTTTTGCGGCTTGATGTTTCTCCACCTCCACGGAAGAACCAACACTTATCTTGTATATCAGGTTGACGACTGTCATCTTTGTTCCACCCCTCCACTGAAAAAGGACAGAACTAGTCGAGCTTATTTTATCCAAATGCAACTGTAACGTTATAACTCAGCTTTTGGTTCTATTTTATCCTAATGCGATTGCAACGTAATAATAACtcagtttttggttttgggaaTTGGAATGGAGACGCAAGTACTTGCTACACAGGAATGCTTCAAGCAGGAATGAACTGTATGAGTAACTGCCTGGTTCGAGGGAAGGAAAGAGTCAAGTTACTATTCCTAATTAAACACAAGTAACAAATAATTCTTGCATCACTAAAACGCTAGATAGAACAATCTTGCACATGCGGCAGATACACCAGAACCAAAATCAAAAACACATTACACTTGGAAAGGACCACATCACTAAGAGAGTGAAAATAATCCTAACCCATGCTCAGTCTCACAGACTACATCAGATATTTAACAAGAAACGGGTGGGCGGCACTACTAACTGTTTACAAATATCTAGCTGACTACTAACCCGCTGAATATAAACTAACCGGCTGAGTATTGGATGCATTGCGCACCTGAAACAAAAGGAAACGCAACACGAGTTAGCTTCATCTGACATGGAAAGAAACTACATCTCGTTATGTTCCATCTAGGCACAACCAACCAATTCCCGCACATACTTGTACTGCAGGATAAAAGTCTTGGTTTTCTAACAGATAAAAAGCATCACAAATTTACAACCGCTTCTCAAAGAGCGTATAAAGACCGGCAAATAAAACTGCTTCACATTTTACCAAAAGAAGGATAATCATAAATAAATATGTAGTACATAATTAAATACGATTTTCTTGCATATAATGCGAAGTAATAACAAGTAAGAAATGTTGAGTATAATCATCCTTCAATACATCAGTTGCTCACAAAACTACTAAACTAATAACAAGTAGATAATTATCTATTGTCACCTCATGTGCATATAACTTGATTGACATTGCAGAAACAAGCAGCAACAGACtaataactagagcaaactaaatgTGGTAGCGTGATCATGTTTTTTTTAGTACAGCCAACTAAAGACGACATATGCAGAAAGGGCAATCCATGAATGGTCCCAAACCCTATAGCATGCACAAGTTGCACTCCTAGGAGAAGCAACCTGAAGGCTAACAGGCATAAACTCAAATTGAAACCAACAGAAACTAGCATAAGCAGCTTAACAATCATATATACATATGCATCAGAAAAGATGAAACCTGCTGCAAATGCCAATGgtagaattaaaaaaaaatatgctAAATGACCTTTACAGCCTTAAATGAAGTGAGATGCATTGTATAAAGGATCAGAGGATCACATGGCATACCACTGAGCATCTGGAGTATGTAATCCTTCTTATAGATTTCTGGCAGTGCTAGAAACATGTCCATTTGGTTTGGTTCCTTTGCGAAAATGCTTGCGGTGGTTACCACTTCAGTTCCACTAAACCCAAGCTTCAGTACTTCAGCGATGGCTGTTACTTTGGCCTTCCTCTGGGGCTCTTCACACATTGACTTCTCTTGCATTTCAGTATCATACTCCACAGCTGCTATCACCTTGCCATTCTGCGTAATACTTTGAAAATGGTCAAGAGCGTCCTTGAACTGTTCAATTACTGTTGTCGAGGTGTTGACATGCTGAACAACACTCTGAAAACGAGTGTGTGCATCATTGAACAACTCCATTGCTGCTGCCATCGCACCAGCATGCTGAACGACACTTTGAAAGCGATCATGTACATCCTTGAACAGCTCCATTGCAGCAGCCATCGTGCTGGCATGCTGAATGGCATTCTGAAACTGAACATGTACATCCTTGAATTTGTCCAGAGATGGGCAATTTGATTCAGTCCTATTCCTTTTCCCGTCATGCGTGTATTTCTTCTGACTCTTAGAGCTTAATGTTGCGGGCAAGGAGCGACCAGATATTCCTGTGGACACCCTGTCCTCTTCCACTTCGTCATCTCCAACTTCGTTTGTAATTTCATTCTCCATGTTAGCAATTGCATCTTCAGACCCTTCCAACCCTTCTCCAGCAGATCTGTCCTTGCCATATATTGCATCAAATGTATCAAAATATACAAATGGAACACCATACAGACCCTTGGCTCTAGGATGGTCCTGCAGCAAATAACAAGTCAAAAAAGAAACATACTATGATGAAAAATA encodes:
- the LOC8073122 gene encoding uncharacterized protein LOC8073122 produces the protein MNHSQGSRIVRGRGRNKRMWTADEDDELVKALCEVSADPRYKVEGGAFKNCYSQGIENILAQKLPGRGIKASPHVDSRLKVMKRKYYSIKDMLSLPGFSWDDTRKMIQCEKQRYDEYCRDHPRAKGLYGVPFVYFDTFDAIYGKDRSAGEGLEGSEDAIANMENEITNEVGDDEVEEDRVSTGISGRSLPATLSSKSQKKYTHDGKRNRTESNCPSLDKFKDVHVQFQNAIQHASTMAAAMELFKDVHDRFQSVVQHAGAMAAAMELFNDAHTRFQSVVQHVNTSTTVIEQFKDALDHFQSITQNGKVIAAVEYDTEMQEKSMCEEPQRKAKVTAIAEVLKLGFSGTEVVTTASIFAKEPNQMDMFLALPEIYKKDYILQMLSGAQCIQYSAG
- the LOC110432508 gene encoding uncharacterized protein LOC110432508 — its product is MTEAPFLPRERLFKQQHYFQHLTKHTYLKGRYDVITSVAIPLALAASSMFMIGRGVYNMSHGIGKKE